The Melospiza georgiana isolate bMelGeo1 chromosome 9, bMelGeo1.pri, whole genome shotgun sequence genome has a segment encoding these proteins:
- the DMRTB1 gene encoding doublesex- and mab-3-related transcription factor B1, whose translation MEAAEATAKALRAPKCSRCRNHGFVVPVKGHAGHCRWKLCLCEKCSLITERQKIMAAQKALRQQETEPPARAGAEPVPAGEGRGAAAREDGGPEHCGHERKKGAQPDSGGKGTACWAPPPPPFRDDAHPAFPPEYTVNPEYLEREIPKVYPGCSGVYPYHPFSLGFAINESSSGEAPSPPGISLQRGFRHIPSSYVPGNATTVSVPDGAGDFPQGYYTPLRPFIPPGFLTGIHYIPAPVSLNILAETTKEVHATEADSEDSGVVHECGQPPSSPE comes from the exons ATGGAGGCGGCCGAGGCCACGGCGAAGGCGCTGCGGGCACCCAAGTGCTCCCGCTGCCGCAACCACGGATTCGTGGTGCCCGTCAAGGGCCACGCCGGGCACTGCCGCTGGAAGCTGTGCCTGTGCGAGAAGTGCTCGCTCATCACCGAGCGCCAGAAGATCATGGCAGCCCAGAAGGCgctgaggcagcaggagacGGAGCCGCCGGCCAGGGCGGGCGCGGAGCCCGTTCCGGCGGGCGAGGGCCGTGGGGCGGCGGCCCGGGAGGACGGGGGCCCCGAGCACTGCGGCCACGAGAGGAAGAAGGGCGCCCAGCCCGACAGCGGCGGCAAGGGCACGGCATGCTGGGCGCCACCGCCACCTCCCTTCAGGGACGACG CTCATCCTGCTTTTCCTCCAGAATACACTGTCAACCCAGAATACCTGGAGAGAGAAATCCCAAAAGTGTACCCGGGGTGTTCTGGCGTATATCCCTACCACCCATTTTCCCTGGGATTTGCCATCAATGAGTCAAGCAGTGGGGAAGCCCCATCACCTCCAGGGATATCACTTCAGAGAGGATTCCGCCACATTCCTAGCAGCTATGTGCCAGGGAATGCAACCACTGTATCA gttccagatGGAGCTGGAGATTTCCCTCAAGGATACTACACTCCTCTGCGTCCGTTCATCCCGCCAGGATTTCTGACCGGCATTCATTACATCCCAGCTCCAGTTTCACTGAACATCCTGGCTGAAACAACCAAGGAAGTGCATG CCACTGAAGCTGACAGTGAGGATTCAGGGGTGGTTCATGAATGTGGCCAACCTCCTTCTTCCCCAGAATAA